One Lactobacillus sp. CBA3606 DNA segment encodes these proteins:
- a CDS encoding ABC transporter ATP-binding protein yields the protein MSQHQSVWARSMPVKEQLTVIRRLFAYAKPFKWYFVITIVMSGLISLVNIYLPKVLQLFIDRYLRVGHATLPIMWYFAGLYFFGMLMRAIMQFFQNYTSTMGAEYMLENVRRQMFKKLHRMGMRYFDQVPGGSILSRLTNDTMSFSNFWALFNTLFTAFFAVISSFLAMYFTDHEIALWLLVFMPFLAVTIWYYQRYSSRVYRRMRERLSELNTKLSEAITGVSVIQQFRQEHRINGEFDQTNDAYFKTRQAMIRTNSLLLSPIINLFYALGTVMILGFFGVRGLNGYVAAGVVYAFITYLDNFYNPMTQMMDNLSDFQDGVVAGSRVLRVMDDPTVAPAQQADPTAKITQGKIEFRHVTFAYDGVNPVLNDVSFVAEPGQTVALVGQTGSGKTSTINVLMRFYEFQAGEVLIDDRDIREYPAQELRQKMGLVLQEPFMFYGDINSNIRMFDEQISDEQVQAAAKFVKADDFIDELPKTYQSRVIERGASYSSGQRQLISFARTIVTDPKILILDEATANVDTETEAMIQTGLNRIQANRTTIAIAHRLSTIQKADLILVLNQGKIVERGTNDDLLAQHGYYYDMIQLQNSAHTD from the coding sequence ATGTCACAACATCAATCAGTTTGGGCACGTAGTATGCCGGTTAAAGAACAATTGACGGTGATTCGGCGACTCTTTGCGTATGCCAAACCATTTAAGTGGTATTTCGTCATTACGATTGTGATGTCCGGGTTAATTAGTTTAGTTAATATCTACTTGCCAAAAGTGTTACAACTGTTTATTGACCGCTACCTGCGGGTCGGACACGCTACCTTACCAATCATGTGGTATTTTGCCGGGTTATACTTCTTTGGGATGTTGATGCGAGCCATCATGCAATTTTTCCAGAATTATACGAGTACGATGGGTGCGGAATACATGCTGGAAAATGTTCGGCGGCAGATGTTTAAGAAACTGCACCGCATGGGTATGCGGTATTTTGATCAAGTTCCCGGCGGCTCAATTCTGTCCCGCTTAACGAATGATACGATGTCTTTTTCCAATTTCTGGGCGTTGTTTAATACGTTATTTACCGCTTTTTTTGCCGTGATTTCATCATTTTTAGCCATGTATTTTACGGACCATGAAATTGCGTTATGGTTACTCGTCTTTATGCCGTTTTTGGCAGTAACCATCTGGTATTATCAACGGTATAGTTCACGGGTGTATCGGCGCATGCGGGAACGATTAAGCGAATTAAATACTAAGCTAAGTGAAGCCATTACTGGCGTCAGTGTGATTCAACAATTTCGGCAAGAACACCGCATTAACGGTGAATTTGATCAGACAAATGATGCGTACTTTAAGACGCGGCAAGCGATGATTCGTACCAATTCATTGTTACTTAGTCCGATTATTAACCTATTTTACGCGCTTGGTACGGTCATGATTTTAGGCTTCTTTGGGGTCCGTGGCTTGAATGGTTACGTGGCCGCCGGGGTCGTGTATGCGTTTATTACGTATTTAGATAACTTCTATAATCCAATGACGCAAATGATGGATAATCTATCTGACTTTCAAGATGGGGTTGTCGCTGGGTCACGTGTTTTACGGGTGATGGATGATCCGACCGTTGCCCCGGCCCAACAAGCCGACCCGACCGCAAAAATCACGCAGGGTAAGATTGAATTTCGACACGTGACTTTTGCCTATGATGGCGTTAATCCAGTCTTAAACGATGTTTCTTTTGTTGCCGAACCAGGCCAAACTGTTGCGTTAGTTGGACAGACCGGGAGTGGCAAAACATCGACGATTAATGTCTTGATGCGTTTTTATGAGTTTCAAGCCGGTGAAGTCTTAATTGATGACCGTGATATTCGTGAGTATCCCGCCCAAGAATTACGGCAAAAAATGGGGCTTGTTTTACAGGAACCCTTTATGTTTTATGGCGATATTAACTCTAATATCCGGATGTTTGACGAACAGATTTCGGATGAGCAGGTTCAGGCGGCGGCTAAGTTTGTTAAAGCCGATGACTTTATTGATGAGTTACCCAAGACCTACCAGTCGCGGGTGATTGAACGTGGCGCCAGTTATTCTTCTGGTCAGCGACAATTAATTTCATTTGCACGGACAATCGTGACGGATCCAAAAATCTTGATTCTGGATGAGGCGACCGCCAACGTGGATACCGAGACAGAAGCGATGATTCAAACTGGTCTCAATCGGATTCAAGCAAATCGGACCACGATTGCCATTGCGCACCGATTATCGACGATTCAAAAGGCCGACTTAATTCTGGTATTGAATCAGGGTAAAATCGTAGAACGTGGGACGAATGACGACTTGTTGGCGCAACACGGGTATTATTACGATATGATTCAATTACAAAATTCAGCGCATACGGATTAA
- a CDS encoding YhgE/Pip domain-containing protein: MISGEWRSIRHNKILWISVAVMILIPFLYSVFFLTSVWDPYGDTKKLPVAVVNQDKAVNYQGKRFAVGEQLVTNLKKNDQLGWHFVSAKKAKNGLATHKYYTVVTIPANFSQHATTVTSKQPQTMKLHYATNASLNYIAKVISDAGATQLNQNVRAAVTKAYALAMFKQVKTAGEGFSQAADGATQLKNGGVELQSGLTTYTTGVHTLKDGTTELNTKVQQLPAGIAKLANGGSALQTGLDTLNDSTGALASGVTKLADGSGQVTTGLQTLNGKTGTLASGVTKLASGSSQVTSGSKQVTDGLQTLNSKTGTLADGVVTLADGSQALAVNLVSYTDGVYQVSSGLRTLNSQTGELSTTVKTLNDGSKTLANGLTTYTNGVSDASDGAKQVSDGLASLQTKTSSLPTQAKTLAKGTAGISSGIGGIKDISNGLNQLYATSTSTSEINKQKIQDLQTSMSQMAKALAQVEQQSAAGSQPTNSTAMATVMHDMQANVDQLTATTITSQDNDVTQQINAKIEALKTSQHLTDDQVKALETSLASVKSTTTTTKSATNTQAAQALTANMTKLQQTASSQSASLVTEFKTLEDGVNTLVSELDGVTKTVDTLGQGSSQITSYLTVLQQSADKLNAGMTELSSQVPALTSGIDGLASGANKVTVGTQTLTAQNAALNTGAGRLNYGLTAVNGAVPALTGAISQLSTGAQTVASNSAALNSGASQIAAGNAQLNTQVPTLVAGVAQLFAGSNQVTAGSDQVTGGLTTLNSQVPVLVSGVAQLFGGSSQVTAGLNTLNTQVPTLVSGVQQLDTGASQLNTGLQTLQGSTGQLTDGVQQLADGADQLDTNSPKLLSGTKKIKKGNATLAESLQSGADTVNATPLKSANAQMFATPSKLTHSNYSYVPNYGHALAPYVLSLALYVGAIVFNFAYPIRRIADDDGTATQWFFSKIAVGAPVAVLMAIIECIALLIVGLKPISMVGYFTTAIMIALASMFIVMFLSMLLDNPGRFLAMVLLMLQLGGSGGTFPMEITNSFFNAIHPYLPLTYSILAFRQSITGGWGSSTYVSSIIMLLSFTIGALVLLWGSMVLLKKRNLQEPTTAPIQMKAGK; the protein is encoded by the coding sequence ATGATTAGCGGGGAATGGCGATCAATTCGTCATAACAAGATTCTATGGATTTCAGTTGCAGTCATGATTTTAATTCCATTTTTATACAGTGTGTTTTTTTTAACTTCAGTTTGGGATCCTTATGGGGATACTAAGAAGTTACCAGTGGCAGTGGTTAATCAAGATAAAGCTGTTAACTACCAAGGCAAGCGTTTTGCGGTTGGTGAGCAGTTAGTGACTAATCTAAAGAAAAATGACCAACTTGGTTGGCACTTTGTTTCAGCCAAAAAGGCGAAAAACGGGTTAGCAACGCACAAATATTATACGGTCGTGACCATTCCGGCTAATTTTTCACAACATGCAACGACGGTAACTAGTAAGCAGCCCCAAACCATGAAGCTGCATTATGCGACTAACGCGTCGTTGAATTACATTGCTAAAGTGATTAGTGATGCTGGGGCCACCCAACTGAATCAAAATGTCCGTGCGGCCGTGACAAAAGCTTATGCCTTAGCAATGTTTAAACAAGTGAAAACGGCCGGTGAGGGTTTCAGCCAAGCAGCCGATGGGGCGACGCAACTAAAGAACGGTGGGGTCGAACTCCAATCCGGGCTGACGACGTATACCACCGGTGTGCATACTTTAAAGGATGGCACGACGGAACTTAACACCAAGGTGCAGCAATTACCGGCTGGCATTGCCAAGTTAGCCAATGGTGGCAGTGCCTTACAAACGGGCCTCGATACGTTAAATGATAGTACCGGTGCCTTAGCGAGTGGTGTAACCAAGTTAGCGGATGGTTCTGGACAAGTCACGACGGGGTTACAAACGTTAAATGGTAAGACGGGGACTTTAGCGAGTGGCGTTACCAAGCTAGCGAGTGGTTCCAGTCAAGTCACGAGTGGGTCTAAACAAGTGACTGACGGTCTCCAGACGTTAAATAGTAAGACGGGGACGTTGGCGGATGGCGTTGTGACCTTAGCCGATGGGTCACAGGCGCTAGCCGTTAACTTGGTTAGTTATACGGATGGTGTCTATCAAGTGTCATCAGGTCTCCGGACGTTAAATAGCCAAACCGGGGAACTATCGACGACCGTGAAAACATTAAATGATGGTTCGAAAACCTTAGCAAATGGCTTAACGACCTATACTAACGGGGTATCGGATGCTAGTGATGGTGCCAAACAAGTCAGTGATGGGTTAGCTAGCTTACAAACAAAAACAAGTAGTTTACCCACCCAGGCTAAAACGCTGGCTAAGGGGACAGCTGGTATAAGTTCGGGTATCGGTGGTATTAAGGATATTAGTAACGGGTTGAATCAGCTCTATGCTACCAGTACTAGTACAAGTGAGATAAACAAGCAAAAAATTCAGGATTTACAGACTAGCATGAGTCAGATGGCTAAAGCCTTGGCGCAAGTCGAGCAACAATCAGCGGCCGGTTCACAACCTACGAATTCGACGGCGATGGCGACGGTTATGCATGATATGCAAGCCAATGTCGATCAATTAACAGCCACGACGATTACTAGTCAGGATAATGATGTGACCCAACAAATTAATGCCAAGATTGAAGCATTGAAAACGTCACAACATTTAACTGATGACCAAGTTAAAGCACTAGAAACCAGCTTAGCAAGTGTGAAATCAACGACGACAACAACTAAATCAGCGACAAATACACAAGCAGCGCAGGCTTTGACGGCCAATATGACTAAATTACAACAGACTGCGTCTAGTCAATCAGCTAGTTTAGTGACTGAGTTTAAAACGCTCGAAGATGGGGTTAATACGTTAGTCTCAGAATTAGATGGTGTGACGAAAACAGTCGATACCTTAGGCCAAGGCTCTAGTCAAATTACAAGTTACCTAACCGTGCTTCAGCAGAGTGCCGATAAGTTAAATGCCGGCATGACGGAATTGAGCAGTCAAGTTCCCGCATTAACGAGCGGGATTGATGGCTTAGCAAGTGGCGCCAATAAGGTAACGGTGGGCACCCAAACTTTGACGGCCCAAAATGCAGCACTTAACACGGGTGCCGGTCGATTGAACTATGGCTTGACAGCCGTTAATGGGGCTGTTCCTGCCTTGACTGGCGCAATTAGTCAGTTAAGCACAGGTGCCCAGACGGTGGCGTCTAATTCAGCTGCCTTGAACAGCGGTGCCAGCCAAATTGCTGCTGGTAATGCGCAACTTAATACCCAAGTGCCAACGTTAGTTGCGGGTGTTGCACAATTATTTGCCGGCTCTAATCAAGTCACTGCTGGTTCTGATCAAGTCACGGGTGGGCTAACCACTTTGAACAGTCAAGTTCCGGTGTTAGTGAGTGGTGTTGCGCAATTGTTTGGCGGGTCTAGTCAGGTGACGGCCGGCTTAAACACGCTCAATACCCAAGTTCCAACTTTAGTTTCTGGCGTCCAACAATTGGATACTGGGGCAAGTCAATTAAATACTGGGCTACAGACTTTACAAGGGAGTACCGGCCAATTGACTGACGGCGTGCAACAATTAGCTGATGGTGCTGATCAATTGGATACGAATTCACCTAAATTATTAAGCGGCACTAAAAAGATTAAAAAGGGTAATGCGACCTTGGCGGAATCCTTACAAAGTGGCGCCGATACGGTTAATGCAACACCGTTGAAGAGTGCAAACGCGCAAATGTTTGCGACGCCATCGAAATTGACGCATTCTAATTATAGTTATGTCCCTAATTATGGTCATGCCTTAGCACCATATGTCTTGTCATTAGCGCTTTATGTTGGTGCGATTGTCTTTAATTTTGCTTATCCAATTCGACGGATTGCGGATGATGATGGGACTGCGACGCAATGGTTCTTTAGTAAAATTGCAGTCGGCGCACCAGTGGCCGTCTTAATGGCGATTATCGAATGTATTGCGTTGTTAATTGTGGGGTTAAAACCAATTAGTATGGTGGGTTACTTTACCACGGCAATTATGATTGCGTTAGCCTCAATGTTTATCGTCATGTTCTTGTCGATGCTGTTGGATAATCCTGGGCGTTTCTTAGCGATGGTCTTGCTAATGTTGCAACTAGGTGGTTCTGGTGGGACGTTCCCAATGGAAATCACGAACTCGTTCTTCAATGCGATTCATCCATATCTTCCATTGACTTATTCCATCTTAGCATTCCGGCAATCAATTACCGGTGGTTGGGGCAGCAGTACCTATGTCTCCTCAATTATCATGTTACTAAGCTTTACAATTGGTGCCTTGGTCCTTCTTTGGGGGTCAATGGTCCTACTTAAAAAGCGCAATCTCCAAGAACCAACAACGGCACCAATCCAGATGAAAGCTGGTAAATAG
- a CDS encoding TetR/AcrR family transcriptional regulator, with protein MVTISIRTELDLQRAMYQLLEQRSISQITVEQICTQALIHRSSFYRYYTDKFNLLAQMVMHTLAELLAAEQSNAVGSAVMAQFIGTHTQVLRHLLVTNTEGDNNRSQRVINDCFLTIAQTGATDRVLMMMRTAAEPDLTAYLVSGAITSIVQWLSSEGIDGASVQTQLAIEHTLATFFSLEQQSI; from the coding sequence GTGGTTACAATTTCTATTCGTACGGAGTTGGATTTGCAACGTGCGATGTATCAATTATTAGAACAGCGATCAATATCACAAATTACGGTTGAGCAGATTTGTACGCAGGCTTTGATTCATCGGAGTAGTTTTTATCGGTATTATACGGATAAATTCAACCTGTTAGCACAAATGGTCATGCATACGCTGGCCGAATTACTGGCAGCGGAACAATCAAATGCCGTTGGTTCCGCTGTGATGGCGCAATTTATTGGGACCCATACGCAAGTGTTACGTCATTTATTGGTGACAAATACCGAAGGCGATAATAATCGCTCGCAGCGGGTCATTAATGATTGTTTTTTAACAATTGCGCAAACCGGGGCTACTGATCGGGTTCTCATGATGATGCGGACCGCAGCAGAACCAGATTTAACGGCATATCTGGTTAGTGGTGCCATTACGAGTATCGTGCAATGGCTCAGTAGTGAGGGAATTGATGGGGCGTCCGTGCAAACGCAATTAGCGATTGAACACACCTTGGCAACTTTCTTCTCACTAGAACAACAATCAATTTAA
- a CDS encoding helix-turn-helix transcriptional regulator, translating to MDRNEAALKEFRETIPIFEVLADERRQQIMIELTQHAKGLTVGELTKIMQISQPAVSHQLKALKDHHFVSVERQGTRNYYHVTFDGPLTKVEHLIHTLREDLKQKPYLQ from the coding sequence ATGGACCGAAACGAGGCGGCACTGAAAGAGTTCCGCGAGACAATTCCGATTTTTGAAGTGCTGGCGGACGAACGCCGACAGCAGATCATGATTGAGTTAACGCAGCATGCTAAGGGATTAACAGTTGGTGAGTTGACTAAAATTATGCAAATTTCACAACCAGCCGTTTCCCATCAACTTAAGGCGTTAAAAGATCATCATTTTGTCAGTGTTGAACGGCAGGGGACACGTAATTATTATCACGTGACTTTTGACGGTCCACTAACTAAAGTCGAACATTTAATTCATACGTTACGGGAAGATTTGAAGCAAAAGCCATATTTACAGTAA